GTTATTCGTCGCAAGGGCAGTGCGTACCATCGACAACACGTCCCGATCACGCACACTGGTCGCGTACTCCAGCGGATCACGCGGCGTTTGATCGTCCCAAGCGTTGCTAGGTTTTTTCAGTCCCATTCCCAGATCCCTTCCCCATCCCAATCGCATGTGGACCTTTAAGGGCTGGTAAAGGTCGCGCATTTGAATTCAATTGAACGCACATTTTCGGAGGACACGATGTCAGAACGTTGCGGCTGGGCCGGATCAGAACCTATCTACACGGACTATCACGACACCGAATGGGGCGTGCCTGAATGGGACAGCCGCGCACTTTGGGAAAAACTCATTCTGGACGGGTTTCAAGCCGGACTTAGCTGGATCACAATTCTGAAGAAGCGTGACAACTTTCGCGAGGCATTCGCGGGCTTTGATCCCGAAGTCATCGCAACATGGGGTGAAAGCGACGTCGAGCGGTTGTTGCAAAACGAAGGTATCATCCGTCATCGTGGAAAAATCCAAGCCACCATCGGCAACGCGCAGGCGTATTTAAAGATCCACGACTTCTCGGCGCTGTGCTGGTCTTATGTTGATGGTGCACCCTTACAAACAAACCGTAAAACGCTGGCCGATGTTCCTGGGTTCACCGATATCTCAACCCAATTCTCCAAAGACCTAAAGAAAATGGGCTTCAAATTCTGCGGTCCGACAATCGTCTATGCTTGGATGCAGGCCTGCGGTTTGGTCAATGACCACCTGACGAATTGCCCGCAGTTTGAGCCCTGCAAGGCATTGGCCTCACCACCGCGATAAAGCGTCTTCGTCTTCATCCTTTGATGCGACCCAATCGGCACCATCAGAAGTGACTTCTTTCTTCCAAAATGGCGCGCGTGATTTGAGGTAGTCCATCAAAAATTCCGCCGCCTCAAACGCATCCTTGCGGTGCTTTGACGCCGTCGCGACCATCATAATAACTTCGCCGGCCTCAAGTCGCCCAAACCGGTGAATGACCAAAGCATCGGCAAGTTCCCAACGCTGCATGGCATCAGCACGAATTGCGGCCAGCGCCTTTTCGGTCATTCCCTCATAGTGTTCAATTTCCATGCCGGACAATCCGCCCGTCACGTCGCGCACGACACCTGTAAAGCTCACGACGGCACCTGCACCCGCGACGCGATTTGAAAACGCGTTAAGTTCCGCGCCAGCGTCAAACACCTCGGACTGAACGCGTATCATCCGCCGGTCATCGGTGGGAAAAACGCCACTTCCCGCACGCCTGAAAGGGGCGCATCAAATTCCGCCAACTCTTGGTCAAGTGCAACGCGCAATGCTGACGTGTCTGCGAATGCAACCTCGTACCGCTCTTCTCGGGCGCGCAATTCAGCGACCAGATCGTTTACCGTCGCGGCAGACGTCTCAACCTCCTCGCGCGGGATGCCGACACGTTCACGTACCCATGCAAAATAAAGAACCTGCATCACCCCTCCTTTAGAAACGGCATGGCTTTGCGCAAATAATCCGCGCCTGTGATAACCGTCAGCACCATTGCGATCCACAAAAGTGAGATGCCGATCCACCATGAATAGGTCATGCCGTTCAGCTTCCACATCACGCCGCCTTCATCGGGAATTTCGCCCAAGCGGATGCCATCAAAGGTCGCCTGATCCATCCCCTCAATCGACATGTTGAAATAGGTCTCAAACGCGCCTGTTGAAAACAGAACCGCAATCGCGGTCATCTGCGCTGCCGTTTTCCACTTAGCCAGCGACGTCACCTTCAACGTACCAGCCGTATCCCCGAGAAATTCCCGCAAGCCAGACACAAACGTCTCCCGAAACATGATCAATGTCGCGGGTATCAGAATCCATGGGTTCATCCCTGAAAAACCACAGATGACCAGTAGGGCAATAACCACCATCGCTTTATCTGCAATCGGGTCCAACATCGCGCCAAACTTGGTTTGTTGGTTCCACGCACGTGCAAGATAGCCGTCCACCCAATCCGTCGTCGCGGCGACAACGAACAGGATCAGCGCAAACCAATCTGCGTAGGGGCGCGAAAAATACAAAAACATGATCGCCACACCTGGTGCGGCCAGCAAACGCAAAAGCGTCAAGATATTAGGGACATTCCAAACCATGAACCCTATCTAAGCCCTTTCCAATTCACACACCACACCCCAGCTTCTTTTGTTTCTAAAACCTCGGGAGAGTCCGAAGGACGGGGGCTGGCCCCCACGGGTCGGATTTGCGAAGCAAATTCGATCTCACCCTTTCTCATTGAAATATCCGTAAATTGTCTCGGCCATGTTGTCCGAAATCCCGTCAACGGCCTTCAAGTCCGCGAGCGCTGCACGACCCACTGCCTTAGCCGACCCAAAATGCTGCAGCAAAGCGCGTTTGCGTTTTGCGCCAACGCCTTGCACATCATCCAATGGGGTTGCTCCAATCGCTTTGGAGCGTTTCGCACGGTGTGTGCCAATCGCAAATCTATGCGCCTCATCGCGCATCCGCTGTACGAAATACAAAACCGGATCATTGCGCTGCAATGCAAAGACAGGCTTGCCCGTTCGGTAGAATTCCTCTTTGCCGTGATCACGATCTACGCCTTTAGCAACACCGACCATCGGCACATCATTCACGCCGAGTTCAGACATGATTTCACGGACAGCGCTGACCTGCCCAGCACCACCATCAATCAACAGCAGCCCAGGCCATGTGCCGAGTTCGCGGTCAGGGTCCTCTTTCAACAAACGCTTAAAACGCCGTGTCAGAACTTCCTTCATCATTCCGAAGTCATCTCCGGGGGTCAGGTCATCACCTTTAATGTTGAACTTGCGATATTGGTTTTTGTCGAACCCTTCGGGCCCAGCGACAATCATCGCGCCAACCGCGAACGCCCCTTGAATGTGCGAGTTATCATAAACCTCAACCCGTTGCGGAACCTCGGGTAAGTCAAACGCATCCTTAAGCCCGCGCAACAAACGCGCCTGTGTTGCTGTTTCCGACATTTTGCGGCCCAGACTTTCGCGGGCATTGCGTGCAGCATTACTGACCAACTCAGCCTTTTCGCCCCGTTGCGGTACGATCACCTCAACCTTGCGTCCGCCTTTTTCAGCCAAGGCCTCAACGACCAAATCTTCGTCGTCTAACCCGTGGGACAGCAACAACATGCGCGGCGGGTCGCGATCAGAATAGAACTGGCCAACAAACGCCTGCATCACTTCGCTTGCGTCCTCATCACCGGACACGCGTGGGTAATAGTCTTTGTTGCCCCAGTTCTGATTGGCACGGATAAAGAACACCTGAACGCAGGCTTGCCCACCATCACGGTGCAACGCAATGACGTCGGCCTCGGTCACACCACGTGGGTTGATCCCTTGGGATGTCTGCACTTGCGTCAACGCCTTGATACGGTCGCGCAATGCAGCCGCGCGTTCGAACTCCATCTCCTCGGATGCTGCGTTCATCCGCTCCGCAAGGCTTGCCTGCATCTCGGTAGATTTACCTGACAAGAACCGCTCAGCGTCTTTTACAAGCTGTTTGTAATCGCTTGGATCGACCTTACCCACGCAGGGCGCAGAACACCGTTTGATTTGGTACTGTAAGCATGGCCGCGTACGGCTTTCATAGTCGCTGTCACTGCAGGTTCGCAGCAAAAATGCACGTTGCAACGTGTTGAGTGTACGGTTCACGGCACCGGCCGACGCGAAAGGACCGTAATAGTTTCCCTTCTTCTTTTTTGCACCGCGATGCTTTTCAATACGCGGGAAATCGTGATCGCCTGAAATCAGAATATTAGGGAACGACTTATCGTCACGAAGCAGCACGTTGTACTTTGGTTTCAGCTGCTTGATCAGGTTCTGTTCTAGCAGTAGCGCTTCGGTTTCCGTCTTAGTCGTCAGAAACATCATCGTCGCAGTGTGCGAAATCATCGTCGCAATACGCGCGGAATGACCTGCAGGCCGCGCGTAGTTACTGACGCGGTTTTTCAGATTGCGGGCCTTACCAACATAGAGCACCCGACTTTCACTATCGAGCATCCGGTACACCCCCGGAGAGCTGTCCAGCGTGCGCAGATAGCCCTGGATCACATCATGTCCGGTTGGAATGTCAGTGGTTTCGCTACTCATATCCCTAACCTATGATTCTCATGTCGCGCTGCAATGACAAAGCACCCCCCGCAAGACAAAACATACCCACGGAATCTGTGGATAACCTCGTGGGCAATTCTGCCTGAGGTCGATAAATCCTTTGTTTTCTTAACGCTTACCTGGTCTGCCTAATTTTTAGGCACTGCTGTAGGTATTTGAAAATAAAGGGAATTAATTTTTACATGCGGCAAATACCTGAAAACATTAAAGAAAAGTAACCGTTTTGTGACAACTTCAATCGGCGGTGCACAAGTTGTCGTGGCGTAAGGCCTAGGCGGTCACTCAACCCCAAGAATATCCTGTGTTTTCCAGCCGATATGCTGCCCGCCATCGACACACAACAGTTGCCCTGTGACAGCCGACGCATCGAGGAAGTAGCCCAGCGCCGCGGTAATATCGGATGTGTTCGCCCCACGTTTCAGAACCGTGTTGCTGCGCTGTCCCTGAAAATGGGCGTCAGTTTGCCGCGCGCCCTGCAAGGTTGGTCCAGGCCCAATCGCGTTAACCCGCACATGTGGGGCGAGCCCCATTGCTGCAGTTTGCGTGAACGCCCAAAGCCCCATCTTGGCCAGAGTATAGGTCATGAATTCCGGCGTAAGCTTTCGCACGCGTTGGTCTAACATGTTGATTACCAACGCGCTGGCGATGCTCTCGCCGTTCTCGTCTATTTCAGCTTGGGGCGCTTGCTTTGCCAAAGCCTGCGTCAACAAAAACGGGGCGCGTAGGTTCGATCCCATGTGTCGATCCCAGCTTTCTTTGGTCGCGGTCTCAACGGTGTCGTATTCAAAAATCGAGGCGTTATTCACCAACACGCTAATCGGCTGCCCAAGCTTTTGCGCGGCCTCTGGTAGCAGTGCAGATGTCTGCGCTTCATCCAACAGATCCGCCTGCACAGCTAAAGAGTTCCCACCGCACGCGGTTGCAACGTCCTCGGCACCCTTGGCGCTTTCGTTGTAGTGCACTGCCACGTCATAGCCGCGCTGTGCGAGGTAAAGCGCCATCGCCTTACCAAGCCGCGCACCGCCACCTGTGACCAGTGCTGCTGGCATCAGAGCACCACGAACAAATAGGTTACGTACAGCGCAGTCAGAACAATGCCCCAAATGCGCGTTAGATCCAGCTTGAAGAAAACAAATGGGATCAACATCAGCGTCGCCCCCAGCATGATCCATAGATCGCGCTCAAAGAAGATGTCCTTCACCGGGATCGCTCCAACAAGTGAGGCCACACCGATAATACCGAGAAGGTTGAACATATTTGACCCGATGACGTTACCGATCGCAACGTCCGCTTGCCGACGCAACGCCGCCATTACGGTGGTCGCCAGTTCCGGCAACGACGTGCCAATCGCAACCAGCGTCAAACCAATTACCGCATCCGAAATGCCATAATCGCGCGCAATGCTGGATGCGCCTTCAACCAAAAGGTTCGCGCCAAGCGGCAGACCAATCAGACCAAGCACGAGGAAAAGAATGATCTTGGACCACGGAAGGTCAGGATCGGCGCCCTCGAGGTCTTCTAACTCATCCTCAGCGCTGGCTTTGCCTTCTTTACGGTGACGTTGTGCAGCCAAAGCCGCTGTGATCAGCATTGCCGCAAGTGCAATCAACAGCACGATACCCGCGATCCA
This Octadecabacter temperatus DNA region includes the following protein-coding sequences:
- a CDS encoding DNA-3-methyladenine glycosylase I, which translates into the protein MSERCGWAGSEPIYTDYHDTEWGVPEWDSRALWEKLILDGFQAGLSWITILKKRDNFREAFAGFDPEVIATWGESDVERLLQNEGIIRHRGKIQATIGNAQAYLKIHDFSALCWSYVDGAPLQTNRKTLADVPGFTDISTQFSKDLKKMGFKFCGPTIVYAWMQACGLVNDHLTNCPQFEPCKALASPPR
- a CDS encoding molybdenum cofactor biosynthesis protein MoaE, whose translation is MIRVQSEVFDAGAELNAFSNRVAGAGAVVSFTGVVRDVTGGLSGMEIEHYEGMTEKALAAIRADAMQRWELADALVIHRFGRLEAGEVIMMVATASKHRKDAFEAAEFLMDYLKSRAPFWKKEVTSDGADWVASKDEDEDALSRW
- the moaD gene encoding molybdopterin converting factor subunit 1, producing the protein MQVLYFAWVRERVGIPREEVETSAATVNDLVAELRAREERYEVAFADTSALRVALDQELAEFDAPLSGVREVAFFPPMTGG
- the pgsA gene encoding CDP-diacylglycerol--glycerol-3-phosphate 3-phosphatidyltransferase, encoding MVWNVPNILTLLRLLAAPGVAIMFLYFSRPYADWFALILFVVAATTDWVDGYLARAWNQQTKFGAMLDPIADKAMVVIALLVICGFSGMNPWILIPATLIMFRETFVSGLREFLGDTAGTLKVTSLAKWKTAAQMTAIAVLFSTGAFETYFNMSIEGMDQATFDGIRLGEIPDEGGVMWKLNGMTYSWWIGISLLWIAMVLTVITGADYLRKAMPFLKEG
- the uvrC gene encoding excinuclease ABC subunit UvrC; this encodes MSSETTDIPTGHDVIQGYLRTLDSSPGVYRMLDSESRVLYVGKARNLKNRVSNYARPAGHSARIATMISHTATMMFLTTKTETEALLLEQNLIKQLKPKYNVLLRDDKSFPNILISGDHDFPRIEKHRGAKKKKGNYYGPFASAGAVNRTLNTLQRAFLLRTCSDSDYESRTRPCLQYQIKRCSAPCVGKVDPSDYKQLVKDAERFLSGKSTEMQASLAERMNAASEEMEFERAAALRDRIKALTQVQTSQGINPRGVTEADVIALHRDGGQACVQVFFIRANQNWGNKDYYPRVSGDEDASEVMQAFVGQFYSDRDPPRMLLLSHGLDDEDLVVEALAEKGGRKVEVIVPQRGEKAELVSNAARNARESLGRKMSETATQARLLRGLKDAFDLPEVPQRVEVYDNSHIQGAFAVGAMIVAGPEGFDKNQYRKFNIKGDDLTPGDDFGMMKEVLTRRFKRLLKEDPDRELGTWPGLLLIDGGAGQVSAVREIMSELGVNDVPMVGVAKGVDRDHGKEEFYRTGKPVFALQRNDPVLYFVQRMRDEAHRFAIGTHRAKRSKAIGATPLDDVQGVGAKRKRALLQHFGSAKAVGRAALADLKAVDGISDNMAETIYGYFNEKG
- a CDS encoding SDR family oxidoreductase; the protein is MPAALVTGGGARLGKAMALYLAQRGYDVAVHYNESAKGAEDVATACGGNSLAVQADLLDEAQTSALLPEAAQKLGQPISVLVNNASIFEYDTVETATKESWDRHMGSNLRAPFLLTQALAKQAPQAEIDENGESIASALVINMLDQRVRKLTPEFMTYTLAKMGLWAFTQTAAMGLAPHVRVNAIGPGPTLQGARQTDAHFQGQRSNTVLKRGANTSDITAALGYFLDASAVTGQLLCVDGGQHIGWKTQDILGVE
- a CDS encoding calcium/sodium antiporter, producing MLDWLSIPAGPVTDWAFTIVGLVLLLLAGDSLVKGAVNMSLRLGVPALIVSLTVVAFGTSAPELLIAIQAIVDGVPDLALGNVVGSNTANVLLVLGIPAMMAVMHTSGCDTRNSYLQMLGGTVLFIALAYRGVFDWIAGIVLLIALAAMLITAALAAQRHRKEGKASAEDELEDLEGADPDLPWSKIILFLVLGLIGLPLGANLLVEGASSIARDYGISDAVIGLTLVAIGTSLPELATTVMAALRRQADVAIGNVIGSNMFNLLGIIGVASLVGAIPVKDIFFERDLWIMLGATLMLIPFVFFKLDLTRIWGIVLTALYVTYLFVVL